From Marivirga harenae, one genomic window encodes:
- a CDS encoding glycosyltransferase family 2 protein, which yields MDSRIVVIIPAFNEENAVGKVVKAIPKDWVEEIVVVNNNSTDRTRQAAEREGALVLDQPIKGYGNACLKGIEFVKAKKEKVDIVVFLDADYSDYPEQLPDVVNPILDDGVDLVIGSRALGQREGGSMTFPQVFGNWLATRLIKLFYGYKFTDLGPFRAIRWERLMELEMKDKTFGWTVEMQVKAAKLKMKCTEVPMAYRNRIGKSKVSGTVYGTIMAGYKILYTIFKYL from the coding sequence ATGGATTCAAGAATAGTAGTAATAATACCCGCATTTAATGAAGAAAATGCTGTTGGAAAGGTCGTAAAAGCCATTCCTAAGGATTGGGTGGAGGAAATTGTGGTGGTCAATAATAATTCTACAGACCGAACACGGCAAGCAGCAGAAAGGGAAGGGGCTTTGGTTTTAGATCAGCCAATTAAGGGCTATGGTAATGCATGTTTAAAAGGAATAGAATTTGTAAAGGCTAAAAAGGAAAAGGTTGATATTGTAGTATTCTTGGATGCTGACTATTCCGATTACCCAGAGCAGCTACCAGATGTAGTAAATCCTATTTTAGACGATGGAGTGGATTTAGTCATTGGTTCAAGAGCTTTAGGTCAGAGAGAAGGAGGAAGTATGACGTTTCCTCAGGTATTTGGAAACTGGTTGGCTACTAGGTTGATAAAACTTTTTTATGGCTATAAATTCACTGATTTAGGTCCTTTTAGGGCCATTCGATGGGAGCGATTGATGGAATTAGAGATGAAGGATAAAACCTTTGGCTGGACGGTCGAAATGCAAGTGAAAGCGGCCAAATTGAAAATGAAATGTACTGAAGTGCCCATGGCCTATAGGAACCGAATTGGAAAATCTAAGGTTTCAGGCACAGTGTACGGAACCATTATGGCTGGATACAAGATTTTATATACGATTTTTAAATATTTATGA
- the dnaE gene encoding DNA polymerase III subunit alpha — protein sequence MYLIYDTETTGLPKNYNAPLSDADNWPRCVQIAWQLHGANGELLDAQNHIIYPEGYDIPYNAEKVHGISTERAQKEGKPLVEVLEAFKTVLEKTDVVVGHNISFDVSIMGAEMLRKELSVEVLTEKPIIDTKDEGTDFCKIPGGRGGRYKWPTLTELHKKLFGQDFADAHDAAYDVDATAKCFFGLISENVVKPLGDTSIEAIQYEPPKLDVANFASSSKSEEKAAADALKQAKNADISELSDTSFVHLHCHTQFSILQSTTEIPSMVNKAKELGMPAIAMTDHGNMMGAYNFVRDANKAGVKPIVGCEYFLTQDRNNKKNKDDGFQTVLLAKNKAGYHNLAKLSSIAFVEGFYYVPRIDREALVQYKENIIATTGGLWGEVPFLILNAGESQAEEAFLWWKEQFGDDFYIELNQHGVPEEQKVNEVLLKFAEKHNVKYFAANNTYYTNKEDAEAQDILLCVKDGETTGEQGKPKKYVGKRGREYRFGLPNDEFYIKSPDEMKKLFADYPEAITCTAEIAEKIEGFELARDVLLPKYDIPQEFIDPKDAEDGGNRGENAYLKHITFEGAKKRYPEITSEIQERLDFELETIERTGYPGYFLIVQDFTTAAREMGVSVGPGRGSAAGSAVAYCTGITNIDPVKYDLLFERFLNPDRVSLPDIDIDFDDHGRQKVIDYVIEKYGANQVAQITTYGTMAAKSAIRDTARVMELPLMDADRIAKLVPDIKLKALFDLAPDKKKLSAKLKNNGEAISKAEELLNLAKANDASAKVINQARVLEGSVRNTGIHACGVIITPDDITKFVPVALAKDSDMYCTQFDNAVVENAGLLKMDFLGLKTLTLIKDAVRIVEERHGVKLDPDEFPIDDEKTYELFQKGETVGIFQYESPGMQKYLRELKPTEFSDLIAMNALYRPGPLEYIPNFVKRKNGLEEISYDLDEMEEYLKETYGITVYQEQVMLLSQKLAGFTKGEADVLRKAMGKKIFALLEELKPKFINQGAEKGHPKDVLEKIWKDWEAFAAYAFNKSHSTCYAWVAYQTAYLKAHYPAEYMASVLSNNMGQITDVTFFMEECKRAGIEVLGPDVNESNPGFTVNENGQIRFGLAAIKGAGSAAVESIIEERKSSGQYKDIFDFAERIPLKSVNKKTFESLAMAGGFDCFKEYHRKQFLTSDNGEGTLIEKIIKYAQKLQHEKDSAQTSLFGGEGGVAIPPPRVAEMEPYSELEKLNIEKEVVGLFISGHPLDEYRFEMESFCNTQVSELNDLDSLASKNEVKVGGIVTSIAHRQTKTGKPFGTLTLEDYGGSFTFFMFGDDYLANKQFYENGWFIFISGRVGKKPWGDQALEFKISKVELLSELRDKRTKSLAIMLDLNAITEDLIVELDNLCQTFRGECEVKLELQDKVNGYKVETKSRKYKVNPSNELIEGLNRIPDLSYRILT from the coding sequence ATGTACTTAATTTACGATACCGAGACCACCGGATTACCAAAAAATTATAATGCACCCTTAAGTGATGCAGACAATTGGCCTCGCTGCGTCCAGATTGCATGGCAATTACACGGAGCCAACGGTGAGCTTTTAGATGCTCAAAATCATATCATTTATCCAGAAGGGTACGACATTCCTTATAATGCGGAGAAAGTACATGGCATTTCTACAGAGAGAGCTCAAAAAGAAGGTAAGCCGCTCGTTGAAGTTTTAGAAGCTTTCAAAACTGTTTTAGAGAAAACGGATGTTGTGGTTGGTCATAATATCAGCTTTGACGTTTCCATAATGGGAGCAGAAATGCTGAGAAAAGAGCTTTCAGTTGAGGTCTTGACTGAAAAACCCATCATCGATACTAAAGATGAAGGGACTGATTTCTGTAAGATTCCTGGCGGTCGAGGTGGAAGGTATAAATGGCCAACCTTGACCGAATTGCACAAGAAGCTTTTTGGTCAAGATTTTGCCGATGCGCACGATGCTGCTTATGATGTAGATGCCACCGCTAAGTGTTTCTTTGGATTGATATCGGAAAATGTAGTCAAGCCTTTGGGCGATACTTCGATTGAAGCCATTCAATATGAGCCCCCAAAACTGGATGTTGCAAATTTTGCAAGCAGTTCAAAGTCAGAAGAAAAGGCAGCGGCAGATGCTTTAAAGCAAGCTAAAAATGCTGATATATCAGAATTGTCTGATACTTCATTTGTTCACCTTCATTGCCATACACAGTTTTCAATTCTGCAGTCCACCACAGAAATTCCATCAATGGTCAATAAGGCTAAGGAATTGGGGATGCCAGCTATCGCTATGACAGACCATGGCAATATGATGGGTGCTTATAATTTCGTAAGAGATGCAAATAAAGCAGGGGTGAAGCCAATTGTAGGCTGTGAGTATTTTTTAACGCAGGATAGAAACAATAAAAAGAACAAGGATGACGGGTTCCAGACCGTACTTTTGGCGAAAAATAAGGCTGGCTACCATAACTTAGCCAAGCTTTCATCCATCGCTTTTGTGGAGGGATTTTATTATGTACCGAGGATTGATAGAGAAGCTTTAGTACAATACAAAGAAAATATTATCGCCACTACTGGTGGATTATGGGGAGAAGTTCCTTTCTTAATATTAAATGCGGGAGAAAGCCAAGCTGAAGAAGCATTTTTATGGTGGAAGGAACAGTTTGGAGATGATTTTTATATAGAGTTAAATCAGCATGGAGTTCCTGAGGAACAAAAGGTAAATGAAGTTTTATTAAAATTTGCTGAAAAGCATAATGTAAAATATTTTGCAGCAAATAATACCTATTACACCAACAAGGAGGATGCCGAAGCTCAGGATATTTTACTTTGTGTAAAAGACGGAGAAACCACTGGTGAGCAAGGGAAGCCGAAGAAATATGTAGGGAAAAGAGGGAGAGAATATCGTTTTGGTTTGCCAAATGATGAATTCTATATCAAATCTCCTGATGAAATGAAGAAGCTTTTTGCTGACTATCCTGAAGCCATTACTTGTACAGCAGAAATTGCAGAGAAAATTGAAGGTTTTGAACTAGCAAGGGATGTCCTATTACCAAAATATGATATCCCCCAAGAATTTATAGATCCAAAAGATGCAGAGGATGGAGGTAATAGAGGAGAAAATGCCTATTTGAAACATATTACCTTTGAAGGTGCCAAAAAGCGTTATCCTGAAATTACCTCTGAAATTCAAGAGAGGCTAGATTTCGAATTAGAAACCATCGAAAGAACTGGTTATCCGGGATACTTCTTAATTGTACAAGATTTCACCACTGCAGCTAGAGAAATGGGCGTTTCTGTAGGACCGGGTAGGGGTTCAGCTGCTGGCTCAGCTGTGGCCTATTGCACAGGAATCACCAACATTGATCCAGTTAAATACGATCTGCTTTTTGAGCGTTTTTTGAATCCAGATAGGGTTTCATTGCCTGATATTGATATTGACTTTGATGATCACGGACGGCAAAAAGTTATAGATTATGTAATTGAGAAATATGGAGCTAATCAAGTGGCTCAGATCACCACATATGGAACAATGGCCGCTAAATCTGCAATTCGAGATACAGCCAGAGTTATGGAATTGCCTTTAATGGATGCTGATAGAATAGCCAAATTAGTTCCTGATATCAAATTAAAAGCACTTTTCGATTTAGCTCCTGATAAAAAGAAATTGTCAGCCAAGTTGAAAAATAATGGAGAAGCTATTAGTAAGGCCGAAGAATTATTGAATTTGGCTAAAGCGAATGATGCCTCTGCAAAAGTAATCAATCAAGCTAGGGTTTTGGAAGGCTCCGTTAGAAACACGGGTATTCATGCCTGTGGGGTTATAATCACACCTGATGATATTACCAAATTTGTTCCAGTTGCCTTGGCAAAAGATTCGGATATGTACTGCACGCAATTTGATAATGCGGTGGTGGAAAATGCAGGCCTTCTGAAGATGGATTTCTTAGGCTTGAAAACCCTTACGCTAATCAAAGATGCGGTAAGAATTGTAGAGGAAAGACATGGAGTTAAGCTTGATCCAGATGAATTCCCGATAGATGATGAAAAAACTTATGAATTATTCCAAAAAGGTGAAACGGTTGGTATTTTCCAATACGAATCACCTGGAATGCAGAAATATTTAAGAGAATTAAAGCCGACTGAATTTTCGGATTTAATTGCTATGAATGCTCTCTATCGCCCGGGACCACTAGAGTATATTCCAAATTTCGTAAAACGTAAAAATGGTTTAGAAGAAATCAGCTACGATCTTGATGAGATGGAAGAATACCTTAAGGAAACTTATGGTATTACCGTTTATCAAGAGCAAGTAATGCTTTTATCGCAGAAACTGGCAGGCTTTACGAAAGGTGAGGCCGATGTTTTACGTAAGGCAATGGGTAAGAAGATTTTTGCTTTGCTGGAAGAATTAAAGCCCAAATTTATTAATCAGGGTGCTGAAAAAGGTCATCCAAAAGATGTGTTGGAGAAGATTTGGAAAGATTGGGAGGCTTTTGCTGCTTACGCCTTTAATAAATCACACTCTACGTGCTATGCTTGGGTAGCTTATCAAACAGCGTATTTGAAAGCACACTATCCAGCTGAATACATGGCTTCTGTATTGAGCAATAATATGGGGCAAATCACGGATGTCACTTTCTTTATGGAAGAATGTAAACGTGCAGGGATAGAAGTTTTGGGGCCAGATGTGAATGAATCTAATCCCGGATTTACAGTAAATGAGAACGGTCAAATTCGATTTGGTTTGGCCGCTATAAAAGGAGCTGGTTCAGCCGCTGTGGAAAGCATAATTGAAGAACGAAAGTCAAGCGGGCAATACAAAGACATCTTTGATTTTGCAGAGCGAATTCCATTGAAAAGTGTCAATAAAAAGACATTTGAATCATTGGCTATGGCTGGAGGATTTGATTGCTTTAAGGAGTATCATAGAAAGCAATTCTTGACTTCTGATAACGGAGAAGGGACTTTGATTGAAAAAATCATTAAATACGCTCAAAAATTGCAGCATGAAAAGGACAGCGCACAGACCTCTTTGTTTGGTGGAGAGGGCGGAGTAGCTATTCCACCACCAAGAGTTGCGGAAATGGAACCCTATTCGGAATTAGAGAAGCTTAATATTGAAAAGGAAGTAGTTGGGCTTTTTATTTCAGGTCATCCTTTAGACGAATATCGCTTTGAAATGGAAAGCTTCTGCAATACTCAAGTTTCTGAATTAAACGATTTGGATAGTTTAGCTTCTAAAAATGAAGTGAAAGTAGGGGGTATAGTTACTTCAATAGCGCATAGGCAAACCAAAACAGGTAAACCTTTTGGTACTTTAACCCTTGAAGATTACGGTGGGTCATTCACTTTTTTCATGTTTGGTGATGATTACCTAGCCAATAAGCAATTTTATGAAAACGGTTGGTTTATCTTTATTTCAGGAAGAGTTGGGAAGAAGCCATGGGGTGATCAAGCCTTAGAGTTTAAAATAAGTAAGGTGGAATTACTTTCTGAACTTCGAGATAAACGGACGAAGAGCTTAGCTATCATGCTCGATTTAAATGCTATTACGGAAGATTTAATTGTCGAACTTGATAATTTATGTCAGACTTTTAGGGGAGAATGTGAAGTGAAATTGGAGCTTCAAGATAAAGTTAATGGCTATAAAGTGGAGACCAAATCGAGAAAGTATAAAGTAAATCCTAGTAATGAATTGATCGAAGGTTTAAACAGAATACCTGATTTGAGTTATCGGATATTGACGTAA
- a CDS encoding ABC transporter permease yields MNLPDFIAKRTINSKTGQFSSSIYKIAISSIAIGLAIMLVALLILGGFQKTIKDKVFSFAGQMQVTKYTLSNSFDESPISMETEFFQHHNEFDFIEHVQAVAYKAGLLKTEEAVEGVVLKGIGLDYDTTNFDSNLIQGRFPNVAVDNYSTEVIISKEIAQLLRIELGEKVIMYFVQNPPRYRQLEIVGIYETGLEDFDEKIIIGDIKMIQRLNDWGSDQVGSYEVYINDKLDEEAAESIVFDKIEADQFVNLTSKKYPQYFEWLELLNQNVRLFLALILFVACFNMVAVIFILTMERTPMIGMLKSMGAKNKLIRNIFLMSGLRLTFKGLLYGNLVAIGFAALQYYFQIIPLDQENYYMSFVPILWDFKMILSLNLLVLVVVLISLFLPVWFIARMKPIKAIRFD; encoded by the coding sequence TTGAATCTACCTGATTTTATAGCGAAACGTACAATTAATTCTAAAACTGGTCAATTTTCCAGCAGTATTTATAAGATTGCAATCAGTAGCATAGCTATTGGATTGGCAATCATGCTGGTTGCATTGCTTATTTTAGGAGGGTTTCAGAAGACCATAAAGGATAAGGTTTTCAGTTTTGCAGGACAAATGCAAGTCACAAAATATACGCTTAGTAATTCCTTTGATGAGTCGCCTATTTCAATGGAAACTGAATTTTTTCAACATCATAATGAATTCGATTTCATTGAGCATGTACAGGCAGTTGCGTATAAAGCAGGTTTATTGAAGACAGAAGAAGCAGTTGAAGGCGTAGTACTCAAAGGAATTGGGTTGGATTATGATACGACAAACTTTGATTCAAATCTAATTCAGGGTCGCTTTCCCAATGTGGCAGTCGATAATTATAGCACTGAAGTAATCATTAGTAAAGAAATTGCTCAATTATTAAGAATTGAATTGGGCGAAAAAGTGATCATGTATTTTGTACAAAACCCACCGCGCTACAGGCAATTAGAAATTGTGGGTATTTATGAAACAGGGCTGGAAGATTTTGACGAAAAAATTATTATTGGTGATATTAAGATGATTCAGAGATTGAATGATTGGGGTTCAGACCAAGTGGGAAGTTATGAAGTCTATATTAATGACAAACTGGATGAAGAGGCAGCTGAATCTATTGTGTTTGATAAGATTGAAGCCGATCAATTTGTAAACCTAACAAGTAAAAAATATCCACAGTATTTTGAATGGTTAGAATTGTTAAATCAAAATGTCCGTTTGTTTTTGGCTTTGATTCTGTTTGTGGCTTGTTTTAATATGGTTGCAGTCATTTTTATTCTAACCATGGAAAGAACACCTATGATTGGGATGTTAAAATCTATGGGTGCAAAGAATAAACTAATAAGAAATATCTTTTTAATGAGTGGTTTACGCTTGACCTTTAAGGGCTTGTTGTATGGTAATCTTGTGGCGATAGGGTTTGCTGCCTTGCAATACTACTTTCAAATCATCCCACTAGATCAAGAAAATTATTATATGAGTTTTGTGCCTATCCTGTGGGATTTCAAAATGATTTTAAGCTTGAATTTGTTGGTACTGGTAGTGGTCTTGATCTCACTTTTTCTTCCTGTTTGGTTTATAGCCCGTATGAAACCAATTAAAGCCATTCGGTTTGATTAA
- a CDS encoding Hsp20/alpha crystallin family protein yields MNLLENKDVLRSLLLQGDQLNTIAGGVVQIEFKLEQHNDGFLIVVNAPGIEAEQLKIISDQNSLQVFATLNHPSENHGVMIPLFFRKVDLPLFADTSNVDAVYHENKLEISVPMGTNNTSSKKEINIKQI; encoded by the coding sequence ATGAACTTACTTGAAAATAAAGACGTATTAAGAAGCTTATTACTTCAGGGTGATCAATTAAATACTATTGCTGGGGGCGTGGTACAAATTGAATTTAAGCTAGAACAGCATAATGACGGATTTTTAATAGTTGTTAATGCACCAGGAATAGAGGCGGAACAGTTAAAGATAATTTCAGACCAAAACTCATTGCAAGTATTTGCTACATTGAATCATCCATCAGAGAACCATGGCGTTATGATTCCACTTTTCTTCAGAAAAGTAGATTTGCCTTTATTTGCAGATACAAGTAATGTAGATGCTGTTTATCATGAAAATAAGTTAGAAATATCTGTTCCTATGGGAACAAATAATACCAGCAGTAAAAAAGAAATTAATATCAAACAAATATAA